ACTAGCTAATGGAACGCAAAGCTCTCCTTCAGCGCATATAGCTTTCATGATCCTCCCATGCGAGAGTTCCATAATATCCGGTATTAGCCATCGTTTCCAATGGTTGTCCCAGACTGAAGGGCAAGTTCTTTACGCGTTACTCACCCGTCCGCCACTTTCCACAACCGAAGTTGCTTCAAGTCGACTTGCATGTGTTAAGCATTCTGTCAGCGTTCATCCTGAGCCAGGATCAAACTCTTCATTCAAAATTTTATTTACACCGTTATGTGTTATTGCATAACTAATTATTAACTATCTTATCTATTCTGTTGTTAATGTCCTTTTATTTCTGCCGGCGGTGTGTCCCGCTGACAGAAATAATAGTATCATAATATTTAAACTTCGTCAATAACTTTTTTTAAATATTTTGAATTTTTTCTTTTATTTTATCTAATAGTGTTTTTTTCGAAATATTATCTTTTACTATAAGTTTATCTTGGAATACTTTTTGCCCATCTTTATAAACAACATATTTCCCTACAACAGTTCCTGATTTTACAGGAGCTTCTAAAGTTATATCCCTATCTAAATCTATTCTAACATCTGAATTTTTAGTTACTACTTCAGAGAAATTTTTACTTGGATAAGCTTCTACAAAATTTTTCACTCCATCTTTTACTGGAATATCTATTAAAGATTTTGAAGTATTTGTTATTTCTTTATTTTTATATTTTTCATGGAATTTGCCCATTAAATCAAGTATTTTATTATCTCTTATTTTTATACTTTTTCCACCTAAAACAACAGTTACTGTTGTTATATTTTCCTCTGTACTTGCAACTGACATATTAAACCCAGCACGAGTATGGTATCCTGTTTTAATTCCAAATACTCCATAAGTTCCTAATAAATGATTGGTTGATTTTAAAAATATATCCTCATCACTCCCATAGGCTCTTATATATGTTTCTGGAATTCCTGCAATAGCCATATAATCCTTATATTTTATAGCTTCTAAGGATAGTTTATATATCCCCTTAGCAGTTCCTACGTCCATTGGTTTATGTGTCATATGAGTTGGTAATCCAGCTGGAGTATGAAATTCTAAATCATTTTGTAATCCTAAACTTTTTGCTTTTTCATTCATCATTTGAACGAAACGCTTAGTGCTTCCACCACCTGCATATTTTGCCATGGCATAAGCTGCATTATTAGCTGATTTTATTGCAGCAGCTTTCATTAAATCTCTTAAATAGAACTTCTCTCCACTTTTCATTGGAATACTACTTCCACCTGCACTCACTGCTTCCCAATCTATAGGAACCAAATCATCCATATGAATATTACCCTTATGAACTTCATCTAAAACGACTAGAATATTCATCATTTTCGTAACAGAAGCTAAAGGTAATTCCTTATTATCATTATATTCATAGTAAACATTTCCCTTTGAATCTCCTAATATATAGGCCTTATAATCAGGAACTTCTCTTTTTCCAAAGGCAAAAGTTGCCATTAACAACATTCCTACAATTACTTTTTTCTTCATACTAACATTAACGCTCCTATATTTATTCTCAATAAAAAAACTCTCTAGTAATTATATCATAAATAACTACTAGAGAGTTTTATATATTAAAATTTATTTATTCTTTTTAGATAAATAATCTTCAATTGCAGCTTTTAAAGCCTCTTCAGCTAAAACTGAACAGTGCATTTTTACTGGAGGTAGCCCACCTAAAGCTTCAGCTACTGCTTTATTTGTAATTTCTAAAGCTTCATTGATATTTTTTCCTAATACCATTTCTGTAGAAATTGAAGATGTAGCTATTGCAGAAGCACATCCAAATGTTCTAAATTTTACATCTGTTATAATATCATTATCTATTTTTAAGAAAAGTTCCATAATATCCCCACATGAAGGATTTCCTACTTTTCCATATCCGTCTGGATTTTCTATTGTTCCAACATTTCTAGGATTCATGAAATGTTCCATAACTTTTTCTGAATATTGCATATATGTCACAACTCCTTTTTATCTCTCAAATTCATTCCATAATGGTGATAACATTCTTAATTTCTCTATAACTTTAACAACTTGTTCAATTGTATAATCAATCTCTTCCTTTGTATTAAATCTTCCTAAACTAAATCTAATAGTTCCATGGGCAAACTCAGGAGCTATTCCCATTCCTAGTAAAACATGGGAAGCTTGTAACTCATCTGAAGAACATGCAGAACCTGAACTAACAGCAATTCCTAAGTAACTCAAAGATAGAAGAATAGATTCCCCTTCTAAGTATTTAAAAGTTACACTAGAAGTTCCTGGAAGTCTTTCTACTCCCTTGGCATTAATAACTATTTCAGGAATTTTTTCTAAAAGTTGTTCCTCAAAATAATCTCTTAGCTCTCTTTCTCTTTTAACTTCTTCATCTAACTCTTCATAGGCTAATTCTAAAGCTTTAGCCATACCAACTACTGCTGGAGTATTTGTTGTTCCTGGTCTAAGTTTTCTCTCTTGTCCACCACCAGTTATTGTTCTAGCAACTCTAATTCCACTTCTTATATAAAGAGCTCCTATTCCCTTAGGTCCATAAAACTTATGTCCTGAGAATGATAGCATATCTATTCCTAACTCCTTAGGAGTAAATTTAATTTTTCCTACAGTTTGTACTCCATCTACATGGAAAACTATTCTATGTTTTTTAGCTATCTCTCCTATTAATTTTATAGGTTCAATAGTTCCAACTTCATTATTTGCGTGCATTATAGAAATAAGAATAGTATCTGGTCTTATAGCCTTTTCTAAAGCTTCAATATCTACAACTCCATTGGTATCAACAGGGATGAAAGATACTTCATATCCATCTTTTTCTAAATCTTTAAATGTATTCTTTATTGCTGGGTGCTCTATTGAGCTTGTTATTATATGTTTTCCTCTATTTTTATATGCTTTTGCTACACCTCTCACAGCTATGTTATCAGCTTCTGACCCTGATCCTGTGAAAATTATTTCCTCTGGTTTTACATCAAAAATCTCAGCTATCTTAGCTCTTGAAGCATTAACAGCATTTCCTGTTTCTTTTCCAAATAGGTGCATGCTAAACGCATTTCCATATTCTTCTGTTAAAAATGGCATCATAACTTCTAATACTCTAGGATCCATTTTTGTAGTTGCGTTATTATCAAGATAAACTCTCATATTTATCCTCTCCTTGAATTAATTCCTAGCCTTCATTTACAATATATATATACCATTCTTTATTAAATGTGTCAAGAATTAAAATTCTTTTTATTTCCATAGTTACAAAACTCTTTTATCTCGCAAATATCACATTTGGGCCTTCTAGCTATACATATATCCCTTCCTTGTAAAATCAAAAGATGTGAAAAATCTATCCAGTCTTTTTTCGGTACAAATTTCATTAACTCTTTTTCTATTTTAATTGGATCTTCTATATTTACAAATCCTATTAGATTACTTAATCTTCTCACATGGGTATCTACTGTTATTCCATCTGCTAATCCCCAAATCTCTCCTCTAACAACATTAGCAGTCTTTCTTCCTACTCCTGCTAATTTTGTTAACTCCTCCATTGATTTAGGAATATCTCCATTATATTTCTCTAAAAGTTGTTCACTGCATAATTTTATATTTTTAGCTTTATTTCTAAAAAAACCTGTACTTCTGACTAGCTCCTCTATTTCTAAAAGAGGCATATTGGCAAAATCCTCAGGAGTATTTGCTACTTTAAATAAAGTTTTCGTAACTATATTAACCCTCACATCTGTACACTGGGCTGAAAGAATAACTGCTACTAAAAGTTCAAATGGGCTATTATAATCTAGGGCACACTTTGGATGGCCGAACTTCTCCCTTAATATTTTCAAAATTTCTATTGCTTTATCTTTTTTAGTCATTTTGTTAATCTCCTTGTAAAAGATATCTATTTTGAGGTTCAATATATTCTAAATTAATTTTTGTATATATCTCCCTCTCCTCTTTTATTTTCTCACTTATTTTTATTTCCTTTTCTTTATATAATTCCTTTATCTTTTTTATATGAGGTTTTGGTCCCGTTGATTGCCATAATGTAAATATAGCTTTTTCAGGTATCTCTGGAATTATATGAATTCCTATTCCACTTTTCAATAGAAATTCATATTTATTTATCCTTTTTTCTATTTCTCTATAATTCTCTATTGCTTCTAAGGCCTTTTTTTTATCTCCAACAGCTAAAAAATCAATATCACCAACATCTTTTTTCTCTCTTCTTAAACTCCCGCTAGGATATACAATATATCCCATACTTTCCATATATTCCTTTACTTTTTCATACTCCTTAAAAGCAAATTCTCTTAAAAATCTCTTCTTTTCCATATTTAATATCTCCCTATATAAAAAGCCACGACTAATCGTGGCCCTTTTCTATTATCTTCATAAAAAGTAAATGTTCTACTCCCTTATATTCCTCTGTTCCATCTGGTATAAATCCAGCCTTTTTAAAAGCACCTTGAGAATTTTCATTCTCTTCTAAAATATAAGCTAAAACTAAACTTATTTCAGGGTTTTCAAATTTTAATTCCTCTATACTAGCATTTATAAGTATAGGAGAGTATCCCCTATGCCTTGCCTTAGGAACTAAGAAAATACTAATAACTCCTATTTCCTCTTGAAGTTCAAACATCACTGTCCCTATAAACTCTTTCCTCATATCTTCCACTGTATAAAGTTTATAAGTAGGTGAGTTTATTA
The DNA window shown above is from Cetobacterium ceti and carries:
- a CDS encoding D-alanyl-D-alanine carboxypeptidase family protein; the encoded protein is MKKKVIVGMLLMATFAFGKREVPDYKAYILGDSKGNVYYEYNDNKELPLASVTKMMNILVVLDEVHKGNIHMDDLVPIDWEAVSAGGSSIPMKSGEKFYLRDLMKAAAIKSANNAAYAMAKYAGGGSTKRFVQMMNEKAKSLGLQNDLEFHTPAGLPTHMTHKPMDVGTAKGIYKLSLEAIKYKDYMAIAGIPETYIRAYGSDEDIFLKSTNHLLGTYGVFGIKTGYHTRAGFNMSVASTEENITTVTVVLGGKSIKIRDNKILDLMGKFHEKYKNKEITNTSKSLIDIPVKDGVKNFVEAYPSKNFSEVVTKNSDVRIDLDRDITLEAPVKSGTVVGKYVVYKDGQKVFQDKLIVKDNISKKTLLDKIKEKIQNI
- a CDS encoding cysteine desulfurase family protein — translated: MRVYLDNNATTKMDPRVLEVMMPFLTEEYGNAFSMHLFGKETGNAVNASRAKIAEIFDVKPEEIIFTGSGSEADNIAVRGVAKAYKNRGKHIITSSIEHPAIKNTFKDLEKDGYEVSFIPVDTNGVVDIEALEKAIRPDTILISIMHANNEVGTIEPIKLIGEIAKKHRIVFHVDGVQTVGKIKFTPKELGIDMLSFSGHKFYGPKGIGALYIRSGIRVARTITGGGQERKLRPGTTNTPAVVGMAKALELAYEELDEEVKRERELRDYFEEQLLEKIPEIVINAKGVERLPGTSSVTFKYLEGESILLSLSYLGIAVSSGSACSSDELQASHVLLGMGIAPEFAHGTIRFSLGRFNTKEEIDYTIEQVVKVIEKLRMLSPLWNEFER
- a CDS encoding GNAT family N-acetyltransferase, with the protein product MGNIKKGDQLVIILRKTTITDIPRIYENLHLHYVEKYCKNEKEKQWDLHNKWYRFLINSPTYKLYTVEDMRKEFIGTVMFELQEEIGVISIFLVPKARHRGYSPILINASIEELKFENPEISLVLAYILEENENSQGAFKKAGFIPDGTEEYKGVEHLLFMKIIEKGHD
- the nth gene encoding endonuclease III, with the protein product MTKKDKAIEILKILREKFGHPKCALDYNSPFELLVAVILSAQCTDVRVNIVTKTLFKVANTPEDFANMPLLEIEELVRSTGFFRNKAKNIKLCSEQLLEKYNGDIPKSMEELTKLAGVGRKTANVVRGEIWGLADGITVDTHVRRLSNLIGFVNIEDPIKIEKELMKFVPKKDWIDFSHLLILQGRDICIARRPKCDICEIKEFCNYGNKKNFNS
- a CDS encoding nucleotidyltransferase family protein, which encodes MEKKRFLREFAFKEYEKVKEYMESMGYIVYPSGSLRREKKDVGDIDFLAVGDKKKALEAIENYREIEKRINKYEFLLKSGIGIHIIPEIPEKAIFTLWQSTGPKPHIKKIKELYKEKEIKISEKIKEEREIYTKINLEYIEPQNRYLLQGD
- the nifU gene encoding Fe-S cluster assembly scaffold protein NifU, with protein sequence MQYSEKVMEHFMNPRNVGTIENPDGYGKVGNPSCGDIMELFLKIDNDIITDVKFRTFGCASAIATSSISTEMVLGKNINEALEITNKAVAEALGGLPPVKMHCSVLAEEALKAAIEDYLSKKNK